The genomic interval tccagTATACTATCACTAGATAGCAGGAAATATCTGGAAAAAGACAGGTGTCACAAGAAATCTTGTGCAGATCCATTTGCTTGCTACTTGCAACAAGTGAACTGGCTGAAATCCTTACTTCAGTACACATTTCCTATTCTGCCTCATCCAAAAGACATCAgacttttgtaaatatttattttgcactcCCTGTAGAAAATGCCGAGACAAATTTTCATACACTAAATATCTTCAACATCACGGAAGCCCTGTATTTCTGTACTTTATATAGattttgtcaaaataatttgtatCAATTACAAACAACATGTGTCAAGAGTTGGAAGATACTTAGAGTCGATAACAAGAAAGTATGTgacattcattgtttttaaaacaatatttaaaacaacaatCTGTGCTGGCACTTATTAAAACAATTATCAAGAAAATCTATGTACAAAATTCCTGTAAACCAGCAtaaacaatcattaaaaaaacatttagtaaaTACTGAAAgttcaaaacacacaaataaaaatatatctcCATGTACATATTAaacaacatatacacacaaaggCAGCAAGTCGTGGACATATACGATATAGGATTCAGTCAATACATGTGCATGTGGTCACATGGTAGCTTCAATACAAACCAATGTGTGGCACAAAATGtgtgccaattaaaaaaaaatcttttggtATCTGTGCAGATACGCATTTATATACCTCAGAGATTAAAACGAAACAATAGGTCCGGGTAGTGATTTTGTAAGATAAGCACTTCAGACCAAACCTTAATGGGCAAGAGAGATTTCAGCGCTTGGGTATTTGATAACACCCTTAAATACTCTTAGTACCAGGAACAACAGTAACAGGTGACTCAGTCTCTGGTGTTCAGTGAAATGTCTctgatgtaaaaataattacCGAGGCCAAACTCCAGTTAAACCTGACAGACGACAGAGTGGGCcgagggttgggggggcggggggcggggggggggggggggggggggcgcgtgggggaggcagggggcggTGTTGGCCCTTTTTTTTTCACGACGAGAACAATGAGGGTTTCACACAAGAGCAGGAAGCCCTCTCCGCTCCCTCTGTTTTTCACCAAAGCAAAGGCTCGGTCATGCGCGCCTGAAGCAGCCATGACTGTAAACAGTGACACAGCGCCTTATCAGAGCCGAACGCATGTGGTGaaatggaggtgggggggggagtgtaggCCATAGGGCACAGGCTCCAGCTAGACAAACAAACCCAAACTGATTTTGCGCGTTGGTGCCTTTTGTCTTCCGGCGGGCGACGCTCCCATTCCTTGCCCCCAAGTGCAAGACCTTTGCACTTCTAGAGCGGTCTGGGTCCTTGGGTTCATCTCCCGGCTTCGTgacaggggtttttttttgcgaagTCCGGCTTCAGACGTTTTGTTCGCGGGTGTCGACGTCCTCCCCGTGCCTCTCGGCGGGGTCAAGTTCATCCAGGTCCACTTCGTTAAATTCGTCCTCGGCCACGCCGCCGTACAGCTCGTATGCcggcggctcctcctcctcctcctcatcccacGCCGCGTAGTCCGGCGTGTCCCGGAGGCCCTCTCGCCGCGGGGCCTCCCAGGTGAACTCCGTCGGCTCCCCCTCCCCGTCGGGCGAGCGCGTCTCGTAGAATTCCTCGGGGAGGTCCTCGGCGTTTCCGATGCCGACGCGTGCCAGCGCGTTGGCGGGCATGGCCAAAGCCTCGTCGTACTGCGGCAGGCTGTCCAGGGTGCACAGGTTGTAGGGCGGAGGGGAGAAGCTGTCCGCTGCAGTCGTGAACGGGCGGGGCGCGTGCGATTGGGTAAAGGCTGGTGAGCAAAGCACGAGAAACAAAGATACATGGGCAGGGCTCAAACTTTTCACCTCACATCTTACTGCCGCTTTGACGAATAGCCGATAATAGTAAACTCACAAGTTAGACACCCATAATGTCCATATTGCAACATACCTTGCCTTACTGCGGCTGTTTACTTAAATGGAGTTGGAACTAGCTGAATAAGGGACTACAAAAGGGTGTTAGGCACCGATATGCTAACTGTGCCACTCAAAGTAGCCATCTAAAATGGCTAACCAGATAAGGTTATTCCCCCCTCCAAATACACTAGAAACATGGAGTAAATGACAAGATGCTTACAGGGAGCGGGGCTTATGTTGCGCATTGTGTTTTGATGGTGATCGATGGAAATTACGGTGACTTCAAGGGGGTGGCTCTCAAACACCGGAACAGGTGGCTTATTCGATCTACAGCACATCTTGATGCAGCTGGCGATAAATCCGCATCCAAGTAGCGCAGATATAAATACAAGAATCAccctggaaaaaaagaacacagattAGTGAAACGGAAAGACCACTTTACTTACTGAGTGGGTACATCTCTGCGATCAAATGGTtaattacacagaaataaataaatgaatgaataaacacataaataaatgaatagcgTAAGCGTACGGTCTTGGTGGGTTATCGCAGAATTAAGGTAGGCTATCTTGCCACAATTAACTAGCTCACATGAATAAccaaataaatcacaaaaataaaataaaaaatgaagtggtAGGTCTATATCCAACGGATCATTTCCCTGAATGGGTCATACCATGCGACAACGCAAATTTGCGCGTTTTTACATTTCGCTCTGGAATTCGAATGCAGTCGTATATAATAATCATTTTCTGTACAagttataattggatataaatTGCCTACAGTTCCGTTCACTTTTTCAGAATAGGCTATAAATATTCTAAACAGGAATCTAACGAGATTAAAGAAATCATTAAGGTAGGTAAAGGTATATAAGagtttaattatattaatagaACAAATTGTACATAGACTTACCAAACATACCACAAATTAGACGGATCGAAGTCTCTCTGACAGCTACATgggtgaaataaaaacaaaaataagttttgAAATACATGGCTCGGATTTAAGATTAAAGTAAAACCTGTAACGTTAACGAATACAATCCCAACTGAAATTCAATCAACTACAAGTAAGTATACTTACTTTTTTATACAGCGTTCATCTGCGGCAGTGAAAGATACCtgtaaaagaaagaagaagaaaaaaacactcacacgcacattcaAAAAGTAGcacaaattatatttctgaTGTTGAACATCTTTCACTGAATCGGCTGACCTAAGAAACGAAAAAAGATGCTTCAACACAACAACCTAGCTACTCACCAATAACACCAAAAAAGTTAATAGAACTTCGATGCTCCTCATTGCTCGTTAATTGTAAGGccaaaaaagtttgaaaatatGAAGCGCACACAACTGTTACACTCAAAACATCTGCCTACAGTATCCTAGTTATAGCCTACAAGCTATAACAACCGCACACCAACGTATTCTTTCGGAATTGGCTTTATAGGCAGGCCACGCCTGCCTGCTTCCTCGAAATAACTAAAGTGGAATGGAAACGCCTCCTTCTGACAAACGTACACCTCTGATAGCTACCTGGATTCACTTAGCCTACAGACAAGTAGGCCTATTGAGACTTTCATTGGGCAGGTCAGTGAACATTAAATTGCCCCACTAGATACGTGAATGCTTTCAACCACGTTTTTATGCATTTCCTGAAGATTATACTCGATAATAACccatcacaaaacacacatttattgcaAATCTTTCCGTATTTCGGATGTGACGTTGAAcagaggtcctgactcactgtggtcattaaagatcccgtGACATttatcgcaaagagtagggggttccccggtgtcctggctaaactTCAAActtgggtctctctctcccctgatCTACTGggctaaaccaaaaaaaaaatcgttctctccctctccacatcaGGTGAGCGTTCCGGCGCAAAATGCTGCCGACCATCACCCAGGTGCGTGCTAGacattggtggtggctgaggtgaccgccccctcatcactgtaaagcacctTGAGTGTCTGGAAAAATactatataaatgaaatgtttcatcagttaattcattaattaattcatccatccattcattcatttgttcgttcgttcgttcgttcattcatttttaacttaTATGTGAATCTGAGTATTAATGAGCACATGTTCACAACAAtactataataatattatttcagaGATTTTTCCTATTCCTATTTTTCCATAATAAATGTATGATGGTTGCCATAGCAGCTACTGTTTCAATATTAAGACAGGAAGCATAGGATCAACAGGAACCTAGGTAGCCTACTAGTATTTATGGTTCGGCCGTGTCTATTCTGAAATAAAGTAGCATGTTAACCACATTGACCTGAAAAATCTATGTATTGTAATATGAAGACAAGTCTCTATATTGGGTCCACGATTCAGTGACTAGTTTATTTACATGTTtggcattttatgaaaaatgatgGTTTGATCATGTCTGAATATCGGGGGGTTACATCCAGTTTGTCAGCAATTGTCATTGACAATGAATAAACTACCACCATCATCCCTGACGTCACTCAGTGTGGAAAAAGTCAAGGCGTAATCATAAACATTGTCCCCTTGTTGTCAGCGGTCCTGCATTTTGAACAAGCACTGCTACAGAATATGAAAAAGTCTTTCAACagattaacaaaacaaaattatctctcttttctctctcctcctctcattcTCTTGTTCACACATACTCAAATGTACACCCTTCATGACATCAGGAGAGTTTGAACAACATCGATACTACCATTAATGTAAGGGACTCTTGCCTCATTGTTGGTTTGTGTTAAAAATATGATGCATACATAATATTTAGAAGATAATTGCCAAAACCAAAATGTGAAACAGTTCAGCCAGACTGTTAGAAACCTTAAGCATTGATCCATGTCTTGATAAAGtctatttatgtaatttatttctgttaattGTATAGGTTGCAAACCAGAGATCCTTATAAAGAAAGATCCAAGGAAATATGATATTAACCAGCATCGTGTCCAACAGAGAATCcccaacttaaaaaaatatgaaggcCCCCAAAAATGACTCCTCCATAGTTGAGTTATAAGAGTAGAAATTAACGGCAGGCGTACATTAAATGGTCAAATTGGAGGTTttttgaacaggaagtgacagcgAGCCCATACCGCCCTGCTCACAgtattttctgtgctgtacctgtgccGCGTACCTGATCCTGGGACATTCTGTCACACGGCGGTCTGAAACAGCGGAGTGTTATTGTTGTCCTCCCCTGTTCCCGCAGCGAGACATCCTCGGCTCTTTCCTTGCGGTCCTGATAACATCACCGCTCGCTGTTTTGTTCGCCTCGCTCAGGTATTTCAGTTCCCAGGTATACTGTAAGTGAGTCAGGCCCCAGCACAACAACAGGCTTGAGGTTAGAGCGAACCACAAACCTCAGAAAGCCCACAGCAGCACCACAGTCAgaacttttttaattaaataaaataaaaaaattatctgaattatttaTAACTACAGCTAATAATATTACTACTAGAACATTTACTAAAAGCAgaacatttccctttttttgccttttaattgGGCAAAAAAGGAAACTTCCCTTTCATCTTGtcttaaaatatcatttttccATTGCGTGGTTTCCATTTTCCATACTTTTGTTTGCATATCTACTTTAAACAGGAGTCAACTCCGGTCCCATATTATTAATAGTGGATGATTATCCGTCTTTGTGTTtcagctcatttaaaaataaacatggccAAAGAATGTCAAATTACACGTGACGATGTTGAAGGATAAAGGGTTGCAGTTAGTGGCATGTTGTCAAAACAAGCATTACAACTGCAGACCGTTACCGTAGAACAGAAAAATCATCAACAGACATGTCTGAGCTCAGATATGAATGTGCCCTTTAGGTCTTGAGAATGGGAATGGTATATGATGCTATAATGGTGactaaatatttgtttatgtcaCTGAACTTTATCCGTGGTGGTTCCGGTCATTGTCAACGGATCTCCTTCTGAGCAAAAAATAGCTTTTATAGTGAACATTTCCATGACTGTATCAGACATTTGAGAAAGCTTTATTAACATCACTTTTACGTGTACCGTGTACTTCTCCCagaatatatataattaaattactCTAGGTGATTATAGTACATACTTGGTACTGGATTAGGGTTAGAGTGGATGGATGAGGCAAACAGCTCACCTTGTCAAAGTATGCTTCCTTGACAGCCAAGAAGTTCATACCCTGGCCACACTTACCAGTTGTCATAGTAGCCATTTTAgatcacactgaacactgatcGGGTATACTCTAAACCCAGGATCTAAAACTCATATCCTGGAGGGGTgctgtgcctgctggttttGATGTGTTCCTACAATTAAGTGCTTGATTTAAGACGCTGATTGACTTAAAGTGTCCGCATACCTCGTTTTTAAGGCCTCCATTGGCTGCTAATTGGAAGAAGATCACATTGACCAGCAGCCGCAGTAGTTTAAGACCCCTAATCCCAGTctcattcagtatttttttgtttgttgctaaAACGAAGGCTAAAAATGAGGCTGAAATCAATTGtgatgtattaaaatattatattgtgAAGGCCTGCCCGACCCTTGGGAAGCCAGGAATCATGCAGACTCCAGTGACTCTAAGCTCCCACTATCCAGGGTCCCCCCCAAAGCAACTTGAGAATACCCCAGCCAATGAAGCCCAAGCAGCTGGAGGTGGTGGAGTCGGAGGCGGGTTCGCAATCGGCTCTGGTGGtgttgtgttggggggggtggcggttgtgctgtggggtgggggggtggggggtgaggggtgaggggttgtcgggtgtgtgtgcgtgggagggggggggcgggtgccTGGCGGGTGCGCGTGCTAATAGCATGGATGAccactatatatacatatatatatattttttttcttcacttattttttattattattatttttttctctttctcttctttgtttgattattgggtttctttcctctttttctgttttgttctggtttgagtaggtcattttattttatgactttgttaactttgtttttgcttacttaataaaaaataaaaaataaaaaaaatattaccacATCTTACAAGCAAGATATAACTTAGGTCTAGCTAAATTCTTACCCAaatattcaatttcagttttgccTTTTCATTCACCGTCATGCACTTGCACCCATATACAGATGCACTCGAACACACTTGACTTGCCAGAAATAGGCACGTTCACTCTACTAGACCAGATAAGGGAGAGCAAACAACTATCAGAGGGGAGTGTACATCTCTCACCGAAAACAACTGGCCACCTCTGGGCACCTGCTTTGTCTTTGACAGGATCAAACGTCGCAGAAACCCCAGGAACTGTGGGCAACGTTCCCCTACCCTGTGCCAATTTCGAGCTGGCACTGCAGGCTCCCAACCCCGTTCTGTTTAAACAAGTACTGTTCCATAGATAAGCTAGgacaaggaaaaaacaaaagcacttttcaaaagaaaatgtctttagCAAACTAGCTAAAGCTACTTGGGGAATCCcccaaaatatttcaatataatcATGACTATTAGGTATGTGTTATGGTTTGGCATTAAGAATTATTGAGTTAATGCATGAGGTAGCACTGATgtcacactcaaaaaaaaaatttttttttttttttacaattatggCTATTAGAGAAGTAGACATGTGGTAAGAATgatcattaaatgttttttagagTTTTGCTTCCCATACAAAGTCTCTGTTAAGGAAAAAAATTCTGGGAGAATCTAATCTAACGTTGATAAGATCTCACTGTTTGCTTTTTGATTGTCTTCGTTAAGTGCCATACCCTTGTTTTCTTTCAAT from Anguilla rostrata isolate EN2019 chromosome 11, ASM1855537v3, whole genome shotgun sequence carries:
- the LOC135235399 gene encoding transmembrane protein 52B-like; this translates as MRSIEVLLTFLVLLVSFTAADERCIKNCQRDFDPSNLWYVWVILVFISALLGCGFIASCIKMCCRSNKPPVPVFESHPLEVTVISIDHHQNTMRNISPAPSFTQSHAPRPFTTAADSFSPPPYNLCTLDSLPQYDEALAMPANALARVGIGNAEDLPEEFYETRSPDGEGEPTEFTWEAPRREGLRDTPDYAAWDEEEEEEPPAYELYGGVAEDEFNEVDLDELDPAERHGEDVDTREQNV